The genomic region TTCGGGATCGGTACGGGGACGGCTCCGCGCTTGAACCGCTGTATGCCGATGCGTTCGGCCAGGGGTCCCGCACGTTCATCTTCCGACGCGACGAAACCGGCCGGGTCTCGCAGGCAGGTCTGAGCGAGGGGCGGGTCTGGGATCTCCGCTTCGAACGGGTGGAATAGACCGGGACGGGGTGCCGCAGCGGGCGGCCCTCCCCGCGTGCGCGGGCGCGGCTCGGCGCCGGATCTCGACGGGGTCGGTGCGGACACCGACATTGCACTTTCAGGCTTGCAGACGGCTGCGGCCGGCGACGAGACGGCGAGTGCGGCAATCCAGTCAGGAGGAAGACGATGAAGACACGACCCTGGACCCTCATCCTTCCCCTCGCCGGGGGACTCGCCTGCGCGGACGCGAACCCGGAAGCCTCGGGCGGGGACGCGGTCGAACTGGCGGCGCTCGACGCGGTCTTCGCGGACTACAGCGCGGTGGACGGCCCCGGGTGCGCCTTCGCGGTCTCGCGGGATGGACAGCAGGTCATGGCGCGCGCGTACGGCATGGCGAACCTCGAGTGGGACCTGCCGAACACGCCCGAGACGGTGTTCGAGCCGGGCTCGGTCTCGAAGCAGTTCACCGCGGCGGCCACGATCCTGCTCGCGCTGGAGGGCGGCATCGACCTCGACGACGACATCCGGGAGTACTTTCCCGAGATGCCCGATTACGGCGAGCCCATCACGGTGCGGATGCTCATCCATCACACGAGCGGGCTCCGCGACTGGGGGTCGGTGGCCGGCATCCACGGCTGGGCGCGCACGACCCGGATCCACACGCACAAGCACGCGCTCGACATCGCGAGCCGCCAGCGCGCCCTCAACTACGAGCCGGGCCGCTACTACTCGTACACGAACACCGGGTACAACCTCCAGGCGATGCTCGTGGAGCGGGTGACCGGACAGACGTTCGACGAGTTCTCCCAGGAGCGGATATTCCGCCCCCTCGGCATGACGAAGACGCAGTGGCGGGATGATTTCACGGAGATCGTCGAGGAGCGCTCGATCGGATACCGGCGCGGAGACGACGGCGAATGGCACATGCTGATGCCGTTCGAGAACGTGCACGGGAACGGCGGTCTGCTCACGACCGTCGGCGACCTCCTCCGGTTCACCCGCAACCTCGACACCGGCGAGGTCGGCGGGCCCGAGTTCATCCGACTCATGCACGAGCAGGGGATGCTCGACTCCGGGCGGCAGATCAGCTACGCGGGCGGACTCTTCGTCGGCGAATACAAAGGCGTGCGCGAGGTGCAGCACTCTGGAGGCACCGCGGCGTACCGGGGCTTCCTCACGCGCTTCCCCGACCACGGGCTCGCGGTGTCGGTGATGTGCAACGTGGGCGAGGCCAACCCCGGTGGGCTCGCCCGCTCGGTGGCCGAACTCTACCTCGGCGACGCCGTCGACGAGGAAGCGTCGGAGGACCCGGCGGGTGCGGACGTCGATCCGGCCCGCGTCGCCGCGTTCGCCGGCGGGTACCGCGACGCCCGCACGGGCCAGTTCATGGAGTTGACGGCGGACGGCTCCTCGCTGCGCATGGGAGGAGGGCCCGGCGGGCTGTCCCTCGCGGCCATGAGCGAGACCGAGTTCGCCTCGCCGGCGGGCGTATCCATCGTCTTCGACGCCGCGGCCGGCGACGGAGGCAGGCCCGGAGCGACCATGGACACGCCGGTCGCGGACGACGTGCGGATCGAACCCGTGGAGGGTTTCGAGCCCACTGCGTCGGACCTGGCGGCCTACGTCGGCGCCTACCACAGCGACGAGGCGGAAGTGACGTACTGGGTCGATGTCGAAGATGGCGGGCTGGTATTGAGGGACCGGTATGGGGACGGGCCCTCGCTCACGCCGGTCTATCCCGATGCGTTCAGGCAGGGAGGCAGCACGTTCATCTTTCGGCGCGACGATGCCGGCCGGGTCACGCAGGCGAGCCTGAGCCAGGGACGCGTCTGGGATCTGCGCTTCGAACGGGTGCAGTAGCGCGCCCCCCTTGCACACAGCGGGGGCTCTGTCCGCGGCAGCTAGATCTCGACGAGGATCTTCCCGTCCGCGCGACCGGACTCGAGGGCGTCGTGCGCGGACGCCGTCTCCGCGAGGGGGAAGGTGGCGGCGACCCGCACGTCGAGTTGTCCGGCCGCGAGCCAGGTGGTGAGATCCCGGACCGCCGCGCGGCGGGCGGCAGGCGGCAGCAGGTAGCCCTGCACGAAGTGGATGCGCAGGTCCTTGAAGGCGAGCGGATAGTAGGCGAGCGGCAGTTCCGGGCCGGAGGTTGACGAGTACGACGCGATCGTCCCGTTCTCCCGCAGGACCGCGACGTCCGTCTCGAGGTTCGCGGCGAGATCCACCTCGATGACGCGGTCCACACCCTCCCCATCGGTGAGGTCGAGGACCCGGTGGGCGACGTCCTCCCGCCGGTAGTCGATCGCGTGCCTCGCGCCGCCGCCCAGCGCGACCTCCGCCTTGGCGGCGCCGCTCACCGTGGCGATGACTTCGGCGCCGCCCAGCGTGGCGAGCTGCACCGTCAGGTGGCCGACGGCCCCGGCGCCTCCCTGCACGAGGATCCGCTTGCCGCCCACCGGCCCGTCCCCGTACACGGCGTAGTGCGCCGTGCAGCCCGGCACTCCGAGGCCCGCTCCATCGGCGAAAGAGGCGCCGTCCGGCAACGGCACGGCCTGCGCCGCCGGTACCGCCGTGTACTCCGCCGCCGTGCCGAACGGGCGGCCGCCGCCCTGGGCGTTCCACAGCCAGACGCGTTCGCCGACGCGCGCCCGGTCGACCTCCGCCCCCACCGCATCGATCGTCCCCGCCCCATCCGAGTGCGGCACGATGCGCGGATGAGGCATCGACAGTCCGATCCAGCCGGCTCGCCGCTTGGTGTCCGACGGATTCACCCCCGAGGCGGCCAGCCGCACCCGGACCTCTCGCGCCGCGGGCACGGGCGCGTCCTGATCCCCGAATTGGAGCACATCCGGAGCGGGGCCGGTCCGCTCGTACCAGATCGCTTTCACGCGCTTCCTCCGGGTTGCATCCTCGCGTCCGCCGCGGGTGCTGCCGCAATGGGGCGCGCGGCGGTGCCGCGTGCAACGCCCCATCCGTTCTCGAACCTTGTACATTCCCGGCTCCAAAGCTGCCGGGGAGACGCTCGTGAACGGAGAGCTGCCGTGAAACTCGAGGGCGCCGTCGCACTCGTGACGGGGGGCGCGCGCCGGCTGGGCCGCGCGCTGTCGCTGGGCCTGGCCGAGGCGGGGTGCGACATCTTCATCCACTACCGGAGTTCAGCCGAGGCGGCCGACCGCACGGCGAAGGACGTGCGCGCCCTGGGGCGCCGCGCGGCGACGGCCGCGGCGGACCTCTCGCGCCCGGAGCACATCGACGGCCTGTTCGAGGCGTTCGACGCGGCGTTCGGGCGCCTCGACATCCTCGTGAACTCCGCCGCGAGCTTCGAGCGTACTCCGTTCGGCGAGGCGACGGTCGCCGAGTGGGACGCCGCGCTGGCGCTCAACCTGCGCGCTCCCTTCCTCATGACGCAGCGGGCCGCCGTCCGAATGCGCGCCGTGACCGAGCGGCGAGGAACGCAGGGGGAACCTCGAGCGCCCGGTGTCATAATCAACATGTCGGACATGTCGGCGCTCGCCGCCTGGAAGGGGTTTGCGCCGCACGGGGTCAGCAAGG from Candidatus Palauibacter australiensis harbors:
- a CDS encoding NADPH:quinone reductase, whose protein sequence is MKAIWYERTGPAPDVLQFGDQDAPVPAAREVRVRLAASGVNPSDTKRRAGWIGLSMPHPRIVPHSDGAGTIDAVGAEVDRARVGERVWLWNAQGGGRPFGTAAEYTAVPAAQAVPLPDGASFADGAGLGVPGCTAHYAVYGDGPVGGKRILVQGGAGAVGHLTVQLATLGGAEVIATVSGAAKAEVALGGGARHAIDYRREDVAHRVLDLTDGEGVDRVIEVDLAANLETDVAVLRENGTIASYSSTSGPELPLAYYPLAFKDLRIHFVQGYLLPPAARRAAVRDLTTWLAAGQLDVRVAATFPLAETASAHDALESGRADGKILVEI
- a CDS encoding serine hydrolase — its product is MKTRPWTLILPLAGGLACADANPEASGGDAVELAALDAVFADYSAVDGPGCAFAVSRDGQQVMARAYGMANLEWDLPNTPETVFEPGSVSKQFTAAATILLALEGGIDLDDDIREYFPEMPDYGEPITVRMLIHHTSGLRDWGSVAGIHGWARTTRIHTHKHALDIASRQRALNYEPGRYYSYTNTGYNLQAMLVERVTGQTFDEFSQERIFRPLGMTKTQWRDDFTEIVEERSIGYRRGDDGEWHMLMPFENVHGNGGLLTTVGDLLRFTRNLDTGEVGGPEFIRLMHEQGMLDSGRQISYAGGLFVGEYKGVREVQHSGGTAAYRGFLTRFPDHGLAVSVMCNVGEANPGGLARSVAELYLGDAVDEEASEDPAGADVDPARVAAFAGGYRDARTGQFMELTADGSSLRMGGGPGGLSLAAMSETEFASPAGVSIVFDAAAGDGGRPGATMDTPVADDVRIEPVEGFEPTASDLAAYVGAYHSDEAEVTYWVDVEDGGLVLRDRYGDGPSLTPVYPDAFRQGGSTFIFRRDDAGRVTQASLSQGRVWDLRFERVQ
- a CDS encoding SDR family oxidoreductase — translated: MKLEGAVALVTGGARRLGRALSLGLAEAGCDIFIHYRSSAEAADRTAKDVRALGRRAATAAADLSRPEHIDGLFEAFDAAFGRLDILVNSAASFERTPFGEATVAEWDAALALNLRAPFLMTQRAAVRMRAVTERRGTQGEPRAPGVIINMSDMSALAAWKGFAPHGVSKAGLLHLTALAARELGAEVRANAIIPGPILPPPGETAEDAAWREKGRRTPLGRTGDPEHVAHAARFLAENDYVTGATIHVDGGEHLLTGGAR